The sequence ATAACAAAAGAGACTTTTATGGCATGTAAAGATGTACGTTTAGGGTGGAAAAAGAAGCCGTTTAAATATGGTGGTAAGGATTTTCTTTTTAGAGGCTTAATAACCTGTGCAGTAACTGGCAAAGTTGTAACAGCTGAAACTCACAGCAAAACATATTCAGAGGGCAAAGTGGACGAATGGACTTATTTAGGTACATGGGATTCAAAGAATCCAAACAAAAAGATTTATGTAAGAGAAGATGAGGTTTTAAAGCAAGTAGAAGAGGTTTTTAAAAGAATAGGTTAAGGACCCAGAAGTGCTAAAAGAGACTCTAACATATCTAAAAAACACAAATGAGCTAAAAAAAGACGAGCATGGGCAAGCAACAGCTGCTTTAAAGAAAGAACATACAGAAAATGAAAATAAACTAAATTCATTAATTGATTTGCGACTCAATGGAGAACTTAGTACAGAAGAATTTCAAAGAAAAAAACAACAATTAAAAGATCGCCAATATGAAATTGCTCGTTTAATTAAAGTTTATGAGGAAGCAGATGATAAATTTACTGATACCGCTACAACGCTAATAACTCTAGCATCTGAAGCCTATGAAACTTTTAAAGGTTCTGAAATGCCCCAAAAACGCAAAATGATAAATTTCGTATTTCAGAACCTCAAACTGAGGGGCAAAAAACTTGAGACCTCTCTACGTTTCCCGTTCGATATTTTTGAAAAAACGACAACTTGTACCGAATGGCGGGGCGTAGTGGACAATTTCAGAACCACAATAGAGATAAAATTACTAGTTATCCAAACGCTTACAGTCTATTACTAAAGCTCTTTAACTTGGTATTGTAACTCCATATTCTTACCGCAAAAAGCCATCGAAAGTTTAATGATTTTTTTGACATGAGAATATTCTTTTATCTTAGTGTCATATTGCTTATCTATAATCTTTTTCAATCCCATTTGGGCTACCAAGGCTAAATCTTCTGTATTTTTGGCGATCTTGTACTCAATAATAATAGCCTTATCTTCTTTACCAATCTTGGGGATCATAATAATATCAGCTCGTCCACTGCCTGACTCTTGTTCACTGGTTATGATGTAGCTAGAAGATAACATGTTAACAAGTCCTAGCATAAAACCACTATAAAATAATTCAGATTTTTTATTTCCTGTTTGGTGAAAACTAGTAGCGTTTAATAACAATTCCTGAAGCCGTTCTTTAAATTCTTCTAACCGACAAGCAGGTAATAGAGTAGCAAAAGAATAATATAGTGAACTATCAATCTGTAACTTATTACTAACCCATTGTAATAATCTCGCATTATAGATATGTTTTACCTCTCTATTAGGGGCGGATAGTTCATAAACATTCTCTTCTAACTCAATGACCATTGGATTCAAGTAACCACTAAACAGTAATAGACTAAATAGTCCTGAGCGTGAATTAATATCATTGAAACTTATTTGTTTAGTAATCTGCGATATAATACTCTTACCACTAGCAAGTAGTTGTAAATCTTGTTGCATTTCATCTGACAATAATGCCTTATCAATTATTCCCGTACCCCCAATATCTAGCCAGTAATGATCAAGTTCCCCCTCGCGGGCAAGATATTGCATAATTGACCATGGGTTGTAGATGATCTCTCCACCAAAAGTATAACCATTATACCAATTTTGAATTTCTTCAGGATTAGTTTTGGTTGGGACTTTGGTTAACAGCTCATCAACTTCTGCTTGAGTGAAGCCATAAAACTTAGCAAATTTTTTATCAAGTAAGGTATATTCAGTAACATTATTCAAATCTGAGAATAAATTAGCCTTAGCAATCCTTAATATACCAGTTATTACTCCTTTTTCTACACAAGTATTACCTTTTAGGCTGCTGCCAAACATCCCTCTAAAAACCTTAAGAATTCGTTCAAATTCTTTTGCTTTGTGACCAAATTCTAAATATGCACTATTAATTGGTGTATCATATTCATCTATTAATATGTAAACTTTTTGTTTAAAATGCTTATATAAAATCTGACTTAAAAACTTTAAGCTGTTTTTTAAATAGCCTATATTAATATCACCACTTAGATAATTTCTTAGCTTTACTTTTTGTGGAATACTTAGAAATGTATTATCTCCTTGAAGATATTGTTCCAAATAATAGAATTTTTCAAATAATTCTATTATTTGATCTGTTATGCCATTAACAATTTCCTGATAATTACTTCCTTTTGCCTCTTTAAAATTTATGTATATTACTGGATATTTCCCTTGGCGTTTTATGCTACTGGTTATATTGGCAATTTTTAAAGGCTGTAATTCTTTGTTTTCA comes from Candidatus Tisiphia endosymbiont of Nemotelus nigrinus and encodes:
- a CDS encoding AAA family ATPase; protein product: MNKESELTSKNIVIPKMRVGDDDFKSLLFNSDIFVDKSLLVKEIIEDSGSVVLITRPRRWGKSLNMDMIKKFFEIEVDERGKPLPQEKRVNHKLFTGGVVDLGFDENKELQPLKIANITSSIKRQGKYPVIYINFKEAKGSNYQEIVNGITDQIIELFEKFYYLEQYLQGDNTFLSIPQKVKLRNYLSGDINIGYLKNSLKFLSQILYKHFKQKVYILIDEYDTPINSAYLEFGHKAKEFERILKVFRGMFGSSLKGNTCVEKGVITGILRIAKANLFSDLNNVTEYTLLDKKFAKFYGFTQAEVDELLTKVPTKTNPEEIQNWYNGYTFGGEIIYNPWSIMQYLAREGELDHYWLDIGGTGIIDKALLSDEMQQDLQLLASGKSIISQITKQISFNDINSRSGLFSLLLFSGYLNPMVIELEENVYELSAPNREVKHIYNARLLQWVSNKLQIDSSLYYSFATLLPACRLEEFKERLQELLLNATSFHQTGNKKSELFYSGFMLGLVNMLSSSYIITSEQESGSGRADIIMIPKIGKEDKAIIIEYKIAKNTEDLALVAQMGLKKIIDKQYDTKIKEYSHVKKIIKLSMAFCGKNMELQYQVKEL